The Pedococcus dokdonensis region CCGTCGAGACCCAGCTCGGACCTGCGCTGACCCAGGCGCCGGGCACCGGCGGACCCGACCGGCACACCTGTTGGTTGAGCACCGTCAACCCCGATGGCAGTCCGCACGTCACCGGTGTCGGGGCCTTCTGGGACGACGGTGCGTTCTGGGTGGTGACCGGGAAGTCCACCCGCAAGGGCCGCAACCTGCTCGCGGAGCCGCGCTGCGCCATGAGTGTCTCGACGAGTGACTACGACCTGTGCGTCGAGGGCTCGGCCGAGCTCGTCACCGACACCGCGAAGGTGGCCCGGATCGTCGCCGTGGCCGCGGACGGCGGTTGGCCTGCTGAGGTGGACGCCAGCGGCATTGCGGTCACCGCGCCATACAGTGCACCCTCCGCCGGGCCCCCGCCGTGGTCGGTCTTCCGGATCGAGCCGAAGTCAGCGACCGCCTTGTCCGTCCACGAGCCGGGCGGCGCCACCCGCTGGACCTTCTGAAGGGGCACGTCCAGCAGGCCGAACGTGCAGCCGGCGCCCTGTCCGGGTTGACGGTGGCCGATGACTTCTTTGCCCTGCGCGGGTCATAGTGCTGACTGCCGCGCGAAGGCGCGGCCCGTTCCGAAGGAGAAGCGCCCGGTATGGCTGAAGGCATCACCGTGACCCCCGTCCTCGTGGCCACCCTGCTCGCCGAGGAGGAGCGGATGCCCGTCTACGTGCACGTCGTCGACCACCCGCAGGGCCGCGTGCTCGTCGACACCGGCATGACGGAGCTGCATCCCCTGGTCGATGACATGGACCCCCAGCTCACTCCCCTCAGCGAACAACCGGGCTTCGACCTGTCGAGCATCGACCTGGTGGTCAACACGCACCTGCACTTCGACCACTGTGGCGGCAACCACCTCTTCGAGGGCCTGCCGGTGCACGTGCAGCG contains the following coding sequences:
- a CDS encoding pyridoxamine 5'-phosphate oxidase family protein; this encodes METKNLADLYDLPLLEWGPVETQLGPALTQAPGTGGPDRHTCWLSTVNPDGSPHVTGVGAFWDDGAFWVVTGKSTRKGRNLLAEPRCAMSVSTSDYDLCVEGSAELVTDTAKVARIVAVAADGGWPAEVDASGIAVTAPYSAPSAGPPPWSVFRIEPKSATALSVHEPGGATRWTF